In Stieleria varia, one genomic interval encodes:
- the uvrB gene encoding excinuclease ABC subunit UvrB encodes MSDELTLPEKSLPPADFHLNQPFPPAGDQPSAIEALTKGFQSGAEAQVLLGATGTGKTFTMANVIANLRRPALILSHNKTLAAQLYGEFKEFFPENAVHYFVSYYDYYQPEAYIPQRDVYIEKDSSINEEIDRLRLATTSSLVSRRDVVIVASVSSIYGLGSPNDYKQLVVGLTVGDIVRRDHLLMKLVDVLYQRNDIQFERGKFRVRGDSIEIWPSYEEFAYRIEMWGEEIEQLSIIKPVSGETIRTVKQFFIYPAKHFVMPEDRIRRAIAVIQEELKMQLEEFQKQGKLLEAQRLSARTRFDLEMLAEVGHCPGIENYSRPLAGKPPGASPDTLYEFFPKDFITFVDESHVTVPQVRAMYAGDRSRKETLVNHGFRLPSALDNRPLKFEEWEQRTGQICFVSATPSNYELERTGGEVVEQIIRPTGLLDPEVDVVSARGQVNHLLEEIRIRAAKDERVLVTALTKRLAEDLSTYFQEQNVRCRWLHSELNAFERVDLLQELRAGHFDCLVGVNLLREGLDLPEVSLVAILDADKEGFLRSETSLIQTIGRAARNANSKVILYADKVTDSMRMAIDETERRRAIQMKYNEEHGITPETIRKSIRSGIEADAAKRKRTEAQAAENSDAVYITIELVEKLEQEMLAAAEGLEFERAAQLRDRVLQFKENIGKPLSEIEIDSKPSNATGRQRKGRKGIKPSGRAKIPRPKRG; translated from the coding sequence ATGAGCGACGAACTAACGCTGCCCGAAAAAAGTCTGCCACCGGCAGATTTTCACCTCAATCAACCCTTTCCGCCCGCCGGGGATCAACCCAGCGCAATCGAGGCGTTGACGAAAGGGTTTCAGTCGGGGGCTGAGGCGCAAGTTTTGCTCGGTGCCACCGGAACCGGCAAGACATTCACGATGGCCAACGTGATTGCCAATCTGCGTCGCCCGGCGCTGATCCTTAGCCACAACAAAACATTGGCGGCACAGCTGTATGGTGAGTTCAAAGAGTTCTTTCCCGAGAACGCCGTGCACTACTTCGTTAGCTACTACGACTACTATCAGCCAGAGGCCTACATCCCCCAGCGTGACGTCTACATCGAAAAAGATTCGTCGATCAACGAAGAGATCGATCGTTTGAGATTGGCGACCACCAGTTCACTGGTCAGTCGGCGGGACGTTGTCATCGTCGCATCGGTCAGCAGCATCTACGGCCTGGGGTCACCCAACGATTACAAGCAACTCGTGGTCGGATTGACGGTCGGCGATATCGTGCGGCGTGATCATCTGTTGATGAAACTGGTCGATGTCCTCTATCAACGCAACGACATTCAATTCGAACGCGGCAAGTTTCGCGTGCGTGGCGATAGCATCGAGATCTGGCCCAGCTACGAGGAGTTTGCCTATCGCATCGAGATGTGGGGCGAAGAGATCGAGCAGTTGTCGATCATCAAGCCCGTTTCGGGAGAAACGATCCGCACGGTCAAGCAGTTCTTTATTTACCCGGCCAAACACTTTGTGATGCCCGAAGATCGGATCCGACGCGCGATCGCTGTGATCCAAGAAGAATTGAAAATGCAACTGGAGGAATTTCAAAAACAAGGCAAGCTGTTGGAGGCGCAGCGATTGTCCGCGCGGACTCGCTTTGATCTGGAGATGCTTGCCGAAGTCGGCCATTGCCCCGGCATTGAAAACTACTCGCGACCGCTTGCTGGAAAGCCACCGGGTGCCTCGCCCGACACGCTCTACGAATTCTTTCCCAAGGATTTCATCACCTTTGTCGATGAGTCCCACGTCACCGTGCCGCAGGTTCGTGCCATGTACGCGGGTGACCGAAGTCGCAAAGAAACCTTGGTCAATCACGGTTTTCGATTGCCCAGTGCGTTGGACAATCGTCCGCTCAAATTCGAGGAATGGGAGCAACGCACCGGGCAAATCTGTTTCGTCAGCGCCACGCCGAGTAACTACGAGTTGGAACGCACCGGAGGCGAGGTCGTCGAACAGATCATTCGTCCCACCGGGCTGCTGGACCCCGAGGTGGACGTCGTCTCGGCGCGTGGTCAGGTCAACCATCTGCTGGAGGAGATCCGCATCCGGGCTGCGAAAGACGAACGTGTGTTGGTCACGGCACTGACCAAACGGTTGGCGGAAGACCTGTCAACGTATTTTCAGGAACAGAACGTACGCTGCCGTTGGTTGCACAGCGAACTCAACGCGTTCGAGCGCGTCGATCTGCTGCAAGAACTGCGGGCGGGTCACTTCGACTGCCTCGTCGGCGTGAACTTGCTCCGGGAAGGGCTCGATTTGCCAGAGGTTTCTTTGGTGGCGATCCTGGACGCCGATAAAGAAGGCTTCTTGCGTAGCGAAACAAGCTTGATCCAAACGATCGGACGTGCGGCACGGAATGCGAATTCCAAAGTGATCCTGTACGCGGACAAGGTCACCGACTCGATGCGAATGGCGATCGACGAAACCGAACGCCGCCGCGCGATTCAGATGAAGTACAACGAAGAGCACGGCATCACGCCCGAGACCATCCGCAAGTCCATCCGCTCAGGAATCGAAGCCGATGCGGCAAAGCGAAAACGCACGGAAGCACAAGCGGCCGAAAACTCCGATGCGGTTTACATCACGATCGAGTTGGTCGAAAAGCTGGAGCAAGAAATGCTGGCCGCTGCCGAAGGACTGGAGTTCGAACGCGCCGCGCAATTGCGTGACCGAGTGTTGCAGTTCAAGGAAAACATCGGCAAGCCGCTTTCGGAAATCGAGATCGACTCCAAACCGTCCAACGCGACGGGCCGGCAACGCAAAGGACGCAAGGGGATCAAGCCGAGTGGCCGGGCCAAGATCCCTCGTCCCAAACGTGGATAG
- the nadC gene encoding carboxylating nicotinate-nucleotide diphosphorylase, which translates to MPDYVTVTADEALESDLRSLVRLSIAEDLLDAVDWTTVCLIDDKRRGGCEIVPRQSGVCAGLATLAWIVDEFDADLKVELLSQDGDELMPGQAIARVLGNVRDILTSERTILNILSRLCGVATYTRAFVDKVAGTKAHVYDTRKTTPGWRLLEKYAVACGGGRNHRRGLYDGFLIKDNHLQLGGDENGPMKASVGAEKAIAWRGGSVDRMTAPQMVEIEVDSLDQLRDVLVVGPDIVLLDNFDLDRIRQAVQIRQELNPDVELEVSGNVTLDTIAQIAQTGVERISSGALTHQATWLDLGLDWFDAKTT; encoded by the coding sequence ATGCCTGACTACGTGACCGTGACTGCGGATGAAGCCCTGGAGAGTGACCTGCGGTCGCTCGTCCGTTTGTCGATTGCAGAAGACTTGCTCGACGCCGTTGACTGGACCACGGTCTGCTTGATCGACGACAAGCGACGTGGGGGATGCGAAATCGTGCCGCGCCAATCCGGCGTTTGCGCCGGACTTGCAACATTGGCTTGGATCGTCGACGAGTTCGACGCGGATTTGAAAGTGGAACTGCTGAGCCAAGACGGCGATGAGCTGATGCCTGGTCAAGCCATCGCGAGGGTTCTGGGCAACGTTCGCGATATCCTGACCAGCGAACGCACGATCCTGAATATCTTGTCACGACTGTGCGGCGTGGCAACGTATACACGTGCGTTTGTGGACAAGGTCGCCGGAACCAAAGCACACGTGTATGACACTCGCAAAACAACACCGGGATGGCGTCTGTTGGAGAAGTATGCGGTGGCGTGTGGTGGTGGCCGCAATCACCGCCGTGGTTTGTACGACGGATTTCTGATCAAAGACAACCATCTGCAACTCGGTGGCGATGAAAACGGGCCGATGAAAGCAAGCGTGGGGGCGGAGAAAGCGATCGCGTGGCGTGGTGGCTCGGTCGATCGAATGACGGCACCGCAAATGGTGGAGATCGAAGTGGACTCGCTGGATCAGCTTCGGGATGTCTTGGTCGTCGGCCCCGACATCGTCCTGTTGGACAACTTTGATTTGGATCGAATCCGCCAAGCCGTGCAGATTCGCCAAGAACTAAATCCAGACGTGGAGCTGGAGGTTTCGGGAAACGTCACACTCGATACGATCGCTCAGATCGCGCAAACCGGAGTGGAACGCATCAGCAGTGGTGCCTTGACCCATCAAGCCACTTGGTTGGACCTGGGGCTGGACTGGTTTGACGCAAAGACGACCTAA
- a CDS encoding DUF3472 domain-containing protein: MFRVFLVCVFATGFVSFVSADEKLAGKACRSVHLSYPGPVGDAFYCETTVEQSAAGSYFMVCGWNTGYFGIQEIRPGKKVVIFSVWDNSRGDNPNEVDPNRRVGILHEGSDVQVSRFGGEGTGGKSMFDFDWQAGQTYRCLVTAKADGERTQYSGYFYLPEQKEWKHLVTFSTITGGKLMQGYYSFVEDFRRNGVSATEPRKAKFGNVWVRDAAGQWQSVRKARFTGDSNPATNIDAGQSGSDFYLSTGGDTQNSGIELRSYVELTGDAPDMPPSDLPVK; the protein is encoded by the coding sequence ATGTTTCGAGTGTTCCTCGTTTGTGTGTTTGCAACCGGTTTCGTGTCTTTCGTATCCGCCGATGAGAAACTCGCCGGCAAAGCCTGTCGATCGGTCCACTTGAGTTATCCAGGTCCGGTGGGCGATGCGTTTTACTGTGAGACGACGGTGGAGCAATCCGCCGCAGGCAGCTACTTCATGGTCTGTGGCTGGAACACCGGTTACTTCGGCATCCAAGAGATCCGTCCCGGAAAGAAGGTCGTGATCTTTTCTGTCTGGGACAATTCTCGCGGCGATAATCCCAACGAAGTCGATCCGAATCGTCGCGTCGGGATCTTGCACGAGGGCAGCGATGTCCAGGTCAGTCGTTTTGGAGGCGAAGGCACCGGCGGAAAAAGCATGTTCGATTTCGACTGGCAAGCCGGCCAGACGTATCGATGTTTGGTGACCGCCAAGGCCGATGGCGAGCGGACGCAGTACTCAGGATACTTCTATCTGCCCGAGCAAAAGGAGTGGAAGCACTTGGTCACCTTCTCGACCATCACGGGTGGCAAATTGATGCAGGGCTACTACTCGTTCGTCGAAGACTTCCGACGCAATGGCGTCTCAGCGACGGAGCCTCGCAAGGCAAAGTTCGGCAATGTTTGGGTCCGTGATGCGGCGGGGCAATGGCAATCCGTTCGCAAAGCAAGATTCACGGGCGATTCCAATCCGGCCACCAACATCGACGCGGGCCAATCCGGCAGCGATTTTTACTTGAGCACCGGTGGCGACACACAGAACAGCGGCATCGAATTGAGATCCTATGTGGAACTCACCGGTGACGCCCCTGACATGCCGCCGAGCGACTTGCCGGTGAAGTGA
- a CDS encoding NfeD family protein has translation MNFGNSAPTVWTLIGTMLIASCLGFVSPTPHLVAQDDASAVTADADADAVAAKPAKPPATRDAVIIPLHEDINPLSGELLKRKFAQAVESGVDVIILDIYSPGGFTYVTFELMDMIMDAKDVETVAFIRKEAISGAALVSLACDKIIMLPDARMGDAGEIVMGADGAFRYTEAKSRSYLAQKIRDTAMTNDRPVSLAEKMCDKDMVVFKATNKTDGRVRYISDKEWESMENTDDWDKGKPVREAGKEMFFTVNGRRAVELGMADHIVADEDELAATLGVKQPIPVKHRTGMDTFILFLNSGFVTFLLIVIGLIALVIEMGAPGMGIGGLISILCFGLFFWSRFLGGTAGWLEVTLFVLGIIFIACEIFVIPGFGVAGIGGLALSGTALVMASRRFLVPINSEEMASLGYDVFTVVGAFCVFMVAILVLANFIGEIPGLGRLTLKPQVAMDGVEPTSALTASDPTLPGWQRVTVGDVGETISPLRPSGKMQVEDYMVDVVTEGDFVDPGQRVKVISKQGARVVVRIENA, from the coding sequence ATGAATTTCGGAAATTCCGCACCCACCGTTTGGACGCTGATCGGCACGATGTTGATCGCATCGTGCCTCGGTTTCGTCAGCCCAACGCCCCACCTAGTCGCTCAAGATGACGCGTCTGCAGTCACTGCCGATGCCGACGCGGATGCTGTTGCGGCCAAACCTGCCAAGCCGCCGGCGACGCGCGACGCGGTGATCATCCCGCTGCACGAAGACATCAATCCGCTCAGTGGCGAGCTGCTCAAACGCAAGTTTGCACAGGCGGTCGAATCGGGTGTCGACGTGATCATCTTGGACATCTATAGCCCGGGCGGATTCACTTACGTGACGTTCGAATTGATGGACATGATCATGGACGCCAAGGATGTCGAGACCGTGGCCTTCATCCGCAAAGAAGCCATCAGCGGTGCGGCATTGGTTTCACTCGCGTGCGATAAAATCATCATGCTGCCCGACGCGCGGATGGGTGACGCGGGCGAAATCGTGATGGGAGCTGACGGTGCGTTTCGATACACGGAAGCCAAGAGTCGCAGCTACCTGGCCCAAAAAATCCGCGATACCGCGATGACGAATGATCGCCCAGTTAGCTTGGCCGAAAAGATGTGCGACAAAGACATGGTGGTGTTCAAAGCGACGAACAAGACCGATGGTCGCGTGCGTTACATCAGCGACAAAGAATGGGAGTCGATGGAAAACACCGACGACTGGGACAAAGGCAAACCGGTTCGCGAAGCGGGCAAGGAGATGTTCTTTACCGTCAACGGTCGCCGCGCGGTGGAACTGGGCATGGCCGACCATATCGTTGCCGATGAAGACGAATTGGCAGCGACGTTGGGTGTGAAGCAACCGATTCCGGTCAAGCATCGCACCGGAATGGACACCTTTATCCTCTTCCTCAACTCGGGCTTCGTCACGTTCTTGCTGATCGTGATCGGCTTGATCGCTCTGGTGATCGAGATGGGCGCACCGGGAATGGGGATCGGCGGCTTGATCTCGATTCTGTGTTTCGGCTTGTTCTTTTGGAGTCGCTTCCTGGGCGGGACCGCCGGTTGGCTGGAAGTCACGCTGTTTGTGCTCGGGATCATCTTCATCGCCTGTGAGATCTTTGTGATTCCCGGATTCGGGGTCGCGGGAATCGGCGGGCTGGCGCTCAGCGGCACCGCTTTGGTGATGGCATCACGGCGTTTCCTCGTGCCGATCAATTCCGAAGAAATGGCGAGCTTGGGATACGACGTGTTCACGGTGGTCGGTGCCTTTTGTGTTTTCATGGTGGCGATTCTGGTGTTGGCCAACTTCATCGGCGAGATACCCGGTCTGGGACGATTGACGCTCAAACCACAGGTGGCGATGGACGGCGTCGAGCCGACGAGCGCACTGACGGCATCGGACCCAACATTGCCCGGTTGGCAACGCGTCACCGTGGGCGACGTCGGTGAAACGATCTCACCGCTCAGACCAAGTGGCAAAATGCAAGTGGAAGACTACATGGTCGACGTGGTCACCGAAGGAGACTTTGTCGATCCTGGCCAGCGTGTGAAAGTGATCAGCAAGCAAGGTGCGCGAGTGGTCGTGCGGATCGAGAATGCCTGA
- a CDS encoding undecaprenyl-phosphate glucose phosphotransferase, whose translation MQPSSTINSDRRWSDLLQPTLDAIAIMGSLFVVKFAARGWVEDAAVAMGLIAVIAFLITSRVTGLGRNQDRGNADNEITSIAITWVLTVLILTAIGFATRYSQNFARSVMLSWVLLAPAMIGLGRMTLRITQQFLIQKGIGIRRVAIAGLNELGRQTASNIDEDSGLGLKLIGFFDDRVEKREPTDAANVGDTEAGNTHAQNSAYSLSGDLQELVNRCQVGEVDTVLITLPMRAEDRIKYLLDQLSDSTASVYIVPDFFVFELLHSRWTSMGGLPAVSVFENPLFGVDGVTKRIADIFLAFCALLVAAVPMMLIATMVKLTSKGPVFFRQRRYGLDGREILVWKFRSMRTCDNGPVVKQATKDDPRITRVGAILRKTSLDELPQLFNVLEGSMSLVGPRPHASAHNEQYRSLIRGYMLRHKVKPGITGLAQVNGCRGETETIDKMERRIQWDHQYIRRWSLWLDLKILFKTVMVVWKQDTAY comes from the coding sequence ATGCAACCAAGTTCAACGATCAACTCCGACCGCCGCTGGTCTGATCTGCTGCAACCGACTCTGGACGCCATCGCGATCATGGGGTCCTTGTTCGTGGTCAAGTTCGCCGCCCGAGGATGGGTGGAGGACGCCGCGGTCGCGATGGGCTTGATCGCCGTCATCGCGTTCCTGATCACCTCACGCGTCACCGGTCTGGGCCGCAACCAGGACCGGGGAAATGCGGACAACGAGATCACGTCCATCGCGATCACCTGGGTACTGACCGTGTTGATCCTGACAGCGATCGGATTTGCCACACGATACAGCCAAAACTTCGCGCGATCCGTGATGCTGTCTTGGGTATTGTTGGCGCCTGCGATGATCGGTTTGGGTCGGATGACACTGCGGATCACTCAGCAGTTCTTGATCCAAAAGGGCATCGGGATCCGCCGGGTCGCCATCGCAGGCCTGAACGAACTGGGTCGCCAAACCGCCAGCAACATCGACGAAGACTCTGGCCTGGGACTCAAACTCATCGGATTCTTTGACGACCGTGTCGAAAAACGAGAACCGACCGATGCCGCCAATGTCGGCGACACAGAGGCTGGCAACACTCATGCTCAGAATTCAGCATACAGCTTGAGCGGCGACCTGCAAGAATTGGTCAATCGTTGCCAGGTCGGTGAAGTCGACACGGTATTGATCACGCTGCCGATGCGAGCGGAGGACCGCATCAAGTACCTGTTGGATCAATTGAGCGACTCGACGGCATCGGTCTACATCGTGCCGGACTTTTTCGTCTTTGAACTCTTGCACTCGCGATGGACCAGCATGGGCGGCTTGCCCGCGGTCAGCGTTTTTGAGAACCCACTATTCGGCGTCGATGGCGTGACCAAACGGATTGCCGACATCTTCCTGGCGTTCTGCGCTTTGTTGGTGGCCGCCGTTCCGATGATGCTCATCGCTACGATGGTCAAGCTCACATCGAAAGGGCCAGTCTTCTTTCGCCAACGCCGATACGGATTGGATGGACGGGAAATCCTGGTCTGGAAATTCCGCTCGATGCGGACTTGTGACAACGGCCCCGTGGTCAAACAAGCCACCAAGGACGATCCACGCATCACTCGCGTGGGAGCCATCCTTCGCAAGACCAGCCTTGATGAGTTGCCCCAGTTGTTCAACGTGCTGGAAGGATCCATGTCGTTGGTCGGCCCCCGACCGCACGCCTCGGCACACAACGAGCAGTACCGCAGCCTGATCCGTGGCTACATGTTGCGACACAAAGTCAAACCAGGAATCACCGGACTGGCCCAAGTCAATGGTTGCCGCGGTGAAACCGAAACGATCGACAAGATGGAACGTCGAATCCAATGGGACCACCAATACATCCGCCGCTGGTCCCTGTGGCTGGACCTCAAGATCCTGTTCAAGACCGTGATGGTCGTTTGGAAACAGGACACGGCGTACTGA
- a CDS encoding TrkH family potassium uptake protein — translation MSFSLPFAFPALAKRTHLPPAEAIESVGIRGLVYSMLISVLVGALLFLFGRRARTHVIYQKEAMAIVGLSWVLATILGALPYYFSNTDIAAGQRITFIEAMFESQSGFSTTGATVLTDLETPTAVPHCILFWRSWTHFLGGLGIVVLFVAILGQGSAGKAMVRAEMPGPTKEGSMPRMQHTALVFAGIYVGLNALLTVIYMIEGMTLFDGLCHAFGTMATGGFSTYNRSLGGFDSALIEYTTIVFMILAGTNFTLLYLTLVKGPRPLFEDLEFRTFVGIIGAVTIAVIFFGMRNQDAGFLSLSDSLRNGLFQVVSVITTTGYGTTDFDKWNHFGRGILLLLMFIGGCAGSTGGGLKVIRHILFVRILAREVERSHRPRVVRFIRIGGNPIDDQDMLHGIVVYFCLILTIFIISWIGLVALEPSSTWGVNSDTAMAEGTLDEKILDSASAVAATLNNIGPGLGVVGATQNYAGFSQGAKLLFVWLMLLGRVEVFSVLVLTFPSFWRRL, via the coding sequence ATGTCTTTCAGCCTACCGTTTGCTTTTCCCGCACTGGCCAAGCGGACGCATCTGCCGCCAGCCGAAGCGATCGAGAGCGTGGGGATTCGCGGGTTGGTCTACAGCATGCTGATCAGTGTCCTTGTCGGGGCATTGTTGTTCTTGTTCGGTCGTCGCGCTCGGACTCACGTGATTTACCAGAAAGAGGCGATGGCCATTGTCGGCTTGAGCTGGGTATTGGCGACCATTCTCGGTGCTTTACCGTACTACTTCAGCAACACCGATATCGCGGCGGGCCAACGGATCACTTTCATCGAAGCGATGTTCGAATCGCAGTCTGGGTTCAGCACCACCGGGGCAACCGTGCTGACCGACTTGGAGACTCCGACGGCTGTTCCACACTGCATTTTGTTTTGGCGTAGCTGGACACACTTTCTGGGCGGGCTGGGTATTGTCGTTTTGTTCGTTGCGATTTTAGGACAGGGCTCGGCAGGCAAAGCGATGGTGCGTGCGGAGATGCCGGGACCGACCAAAGAAGGCAGCATGCCGCGGATGCAACACACCGCGTTGGTCTTTGCCGGAATCTATGTCGGGCTCAATGCGTTGCTAACGGTGATCTACATGATCGAAGGCATGACGCTCTTTGACGGGCTGTGCCACGCTTTTGGCACGATGGCCACGGGAGGGTTCAGCACGTATAACCGCAGCCTGGGCGGGTTTGACAGCGCGTTGATCGAATACACGACGATCGTGTTCATGATCCTAGCCGGGACGAACTTCACCCTGCTGTATCTGACGCTCGTCAAAGGCCCGCGACCGCTCTTTGAGGACCTGGAATTCCGCACATTCGTGGGGATCATCGGCGCGGTCACCATCGCGGTGATCTTTTTCGGAATGCGAAACCAGGACGCGGGATTTCTGTCGTTGTCCGACAGCCTCCGCAACGGTCTGTTTCAAGTCGTCTCGGTGATCACGACCACGGGATACGGCACCACCGACTTTGACAAATGGAATCACTTCGGCCGCGGCATCCTGTTGCTGTTGATGTTCATCGGTGGATGCGCGGGCAGCACGGGTGGCGGATTGAAAGTGATTCGGCACATTCTGTTCGTTCGGATCTTGGCACGCGAAGTCGAACGGTCGCACCGACCACGAGTCGTGCGGTTCATCCGCATCGGCGGCAACCCGATCGACGACCAAGACATGCTGCATGGGATCGTCGTCTATTTTTGCTTGATCCTGACGATCTTTATCATTTCCTGGATCGGACTGGTCGCATTGGAACCCTCCAGCACATGGGGAGTTAACTCAGACACGGCGATGGCCGAAGGCACTCTGGATGAAAAGATCCTCGACTCCGCCAGCGCCGTCGCCGCAACACTGAACAACATCGGCCCCGGGCTCGGCGTTGTCGGTGCGACGCAGAACTATGCGGGATTCAGCCAAGGTGCCAAGCTGCTCTTTGTCTGGCTGATGCTGCTGGGACGCGTCGAAGTCTTCAGCGTCCTGGTGCTGACATTTCCGTCGTTCTGGCGTCGGCTGTGA
- a CDS encoding SOS response-associated peptidase family protein, whose protein sequence is MLLLFDGPEILCGRFTLRTNPVVWGQLFLPGWSADEIKQRAEALGLKPRFNIAPTQSIACIHRSEIGGPRQLTLFRWGLLPPWADDLAIGAKMINARSETLDQKRSFQSAFASQRCLVPMDGYYEWSVRNGAKQPFLIEPSSSEPLVMAGLWQLNKKLGRDGEPVFSVTVITTAANKTTQSIHDRMPVFLPESAHDQWLDPGFADTDTLTQWLVPAPDDLLVARPVAKTVGSVRIDDERCVQPATPDDTPRQGLLFDD, encoded by the coding sequence TTGCTGCTTCTTTTCGATGGGCCAGAAATCTTGTGTGGTCGATTTACGCTTCGAACCAATCCTGTGGTCTGGGGACAACTCTTTCTCCCCGGATGGAGCGCCGATGAAATCAAGCAGCGGGCCGAAGCACTGGGGCTGAAGCCACGATTCAACATCGCGCCGACGCAGTCGATCGCTTGCATCCATCGCTCCGAAATCGGCGGGCCGCGGCAACTGACTTTGTTCCGCTGGGGGCTGCTGCCTCCTTGGGCGGACGATTTGGCGATCGGAGCAAAGATGATCAATGCGAGGTCGGAAACGCTCGATCAAAAACGTTCGTTTCAATCCGCTTTCGCAAGTCAACGGTGTCTCGTTCCCATGGACGGCTACTACGAGTGGTCGGTTCGAAATGGGGCGAAACAACCATTTTTGATCGAACCCAGCAGCTCCGAGCCGCTCGTGATGGCGGGACTCTGGCAGCTGAACAAGAAACTTGGACGCGACGGTGAGCCGGTATTCAGTGTCACCGTGATCACCACTGCCGCGAACAAGACCACGCAATCGATTCACGATCGCATGCCGGTTTTCTTGCCCGAGTCGGCACACGATCAATGGCTGGATCCAGGGTTCGCCGATACCGATACGCTCACACAATGGCTGGTACCCGCCCCGGACGACTTGCTGGTTGCCCGACCCGTCGCCAAGACCGTCGGCAGTGTCCGCATCGACGACGAACGTTGCGTGCAACCGGCGACACCCGACGACACGCCAAGACAAGGCCTGCTGTTCGACGACTGA
- a CDS encoding ComEA family DNA-binding protein, with protein MVIAADSSKSKREAGTSEDTREGNRVDAAVPAICRRSTLGVLVIPCTLVVLGLVAFTLCSSDLPREPDLAIPQKPSGDDAAILLIDINAAPERQWALMPRVGPVLAKRIVEERQQNGPFESLEDLTRVHGIGEKTLEGIRPYCTVSVP; from the coding sequence ATGGTGATCGCAGCCGACTCAAGCAAATCGAAACGGGAGGCCGGAACCAGCGAAGACACGCGTGAGGGGAATCGTGTCGATGCGGCGGTCCCCGCCATTTGTCGCCGAAGCACATTGGGTGTGCTCGTGATCCCTTGTACGCTGGTCGTGCTCGGGCTGGTTGCATTCACTCTTTGTTCCAGTGATTTGCCACGCGAACCTGACCTTGCGATTCCGCAGAAACCCAGCGGCGATGACGCAGCGATTCTGCTGATCGACATCAATGCCGCTCCAGAGCGTCAGTGGGCATTGATGCCGCGGGTCGGTCCCGTTTTGGCCAAGCGGATTGTTGAGGAAAGACAGCAAAACGGGCCGTTTGAGTCTCTGGAGGATCTCACCCGAGTTCACGGAATCGGTGAAAAAACTTTGGAGGGCATTCGGCCGTATTGCACGGTCTCCGTTCCCTGA